One Enterococcus silesiacus genomic window carries:
- a CDS encoding acetyltransferase → MKHSFCLAIDESLSLVQPTLEMAQELFEVVDSDRDHLRRFLDFVDSSTSFEPQEQYIKMKLEGYIKGTDRLFIIAFDQKIIGCIDLHFIDTTNKKAEIGYWLHSSQTNKGFMTKVVNKVCAIAFEDMGLNKLSIRADAENNPSNAVAIKNGFSFVGTDKSEFLMYGEFRDLNKYSLLKADFN, encoded by the coding sequence ATGAAACATTCTTTTTGTTTAGCGATTGACGAATCTTTATCTTTAGTCCAGCCAACACTTGAGATGGCACAGGAACTTTTTGAAGTTGTTGACTCAGATCGGGATCACTTAAGGAGATTCCTTGATTTTGTGGATTCTTCAACCTCTTTTGAACCGCAAGAGCAATATATCAAGATGAAATTAGAAGGCTATATCAAAGGGACAGATCGCTTATTTATCATTGCTTTTGATCAGAAAATAATCGGCTGTATTGATTTACATTTTATTGATACCACTAATAAAAAAGCTGAGATCGGTTATTGGCTTCATTCGTCCCAAACCAATAAAGGTTTTATGACGAAAGTTGTTAACAAAGTTTGCGCGATTGCTTTTGAAGACATGGGCTTAAATAAATTAAGTATTCGAGCAGATGCTGAAAATAACCCTAGCAATGCAGTTGCGATCAAAAATGGCTTCTCTTTTGTTGGAACGGATAAATCAGAGTTTCTTATGTATGGTGAATTTAGAGACCTAAATAAATATTCTCTGCTAAAAGCAGATTTTAACTAA
- a CDS encoding replicative DNA helicase translates to MNEVWQDRVPPQSMEAEQAVLGSVFLDAEVIIDALEYIEPKDFYRRNHQLIFQTMLTLNDRNEAIDVITIKDRLEQENLLEDVGGLSYLSDLALAVPTAANIVYYAKIVEQKSLLRNLIQTATEIVTKGFEQGEDVETILDDAERSILEVSEKRNRSGFLSIADVLNTSIANIDQLYQNDEEITGLPTGYPALDKMTAGLQAEELIILAARPAVGKTAFALNIAQNIGTKTDRSVAIFSLEMGAESLVNRMLCAEGSIEAGHLRTGQLSEEEWQNLIIAMGSLSRAQIYIDDTPGIKITEIRAKCRKLAQERGNLGLILIDYLQLIEGTGRESRQQEVSEISRQLKKLAKELKVPVIALSQLSRGVEQRQDKRPVLSDIRESGSIEQDADIVAFLYRDDYYDRGEEGEDGAREEPEIDNVIEVIIEKNRSGARGTVELLFIKEFNKFASLSPREEF, encoded by the coding sequence ATGAATGAAGTATGGCAAGATCGAGTACCGCCCCAAAGTATGGAAGCAGAACAGGCCGTTTTAGGGTCGGTTTTTTTAGATGCTGAGGTTATTATCGATGCTTTAGAATACATAGAACCAAAAGATTTTTATCGCCGTAATCATCAATTGATTTTTCAGACTATGCTTACCTTGAATGATCGAAATGAAGCGATTGATGTAATCACGATCAAAGATCGATTGGAGCAGGAAAATTTATTAGAAGACGTGGGTGGCTTAAGCTATCTATCAGATTTAGCTTTAGCTGTACCAACAGCGGCTAATATTGTTTATTATGCGAAAATCGTCGAACAAAAATCATTGCTTCGCAACTTGATTCAAACCGCGACAGAAATTGTTACTAAAGGATTTGAACAAGGTGAAGATGTTGAAACAATTTTAGATGACGCAGAGCGTAGTATATTAGAAGTTTCAGAAAAAAGAAATCGCAGCGGCTTTTTATCGATCGCCGATGTATTGAATACTTCGATCGCTAATATTGATCAGCTTTATCAAAACGACGAAGAAATCACAGGGTTACCCACTGGGTACCCAGCATTAGATAAAATGACAGCTGGACTTCAGGCAGAGGAACTAATTATTCTAGCAGCTCGTCCTGCCGTAGGTAAAACAGCCTTCGCTTTAAATATTGCCCAAAATATCGGAACTAAGACAGATCGTTCGGTCGCGATTTTTAGTTTGGAAATGGGAGCTGAATCGCTTGTAAACCGGATGCTTTGCGCGGAAGGTTCGATTGAGGCGGGGCATTTACGGACAGGTCAGTTATCAGAAGAGGAATGGCAAAATCTTATTATTGCGATGGGTAGCTTATCCAGAGCGCAAATTTATATTGATGATACGCCTGGTATTAAAATTACAGAAATCCGAGCAAAATGTCGTAAACTAGCGCAAGAACGTGGCAATCTAGGCTTGATTTTGATCGATTACCTACAATTGATTGAAGGAACCGGTCGCGAAAGTCGTCAACAGGAAGTATCTGAAATTTCCCGTCAATTGAAGAAACTAGCAAAAGAACTAAAAGTTCCTGTTATCGCCTTGTCTCAGTTATCTCGTGGAGTAGAACAACGTCAGGATAAACGTCCTGTTTTGAGTGATATCCGTGAGTCTGGATCAATCGAGCAAGATGCGGATATCGTAGCTTTTCTTTATCGTGATGATTACTATGATCGTGGTGAGGAAGGTGAAGATGGCGCTCGTGAAGAACCTGAGATTGACAACGTGATTGAAGTTATCATCGAGAAAAACCGTAGTGGTGCTCGTGGAACTGTGGAACTGTTGTTTATTAAAGAGTTTAATAAATTCGCTTCACTATCGCCAAGAGAAGAGTTCTAA
- a CDS encoding 30S ribosomal protein S6 produces MSQVTNYEVMYIIRPNIDEEAKTALVERFDTILKDNGAEVIESKDWEKRRLAYEMNGFREGIYHIVKVSSPSTAGAINEFDRLAKINDDIIRHMIIKEEA; encoded by the coding sequence ATGAGTCAAGTTACGAATTATGAAGTTATGTATATTATTCGTCCGAACATTGATGAAGAAGCAAAAACTGCTTTAGTAGAACGTTTCGACACAATCTTAAAAGATAACGGAGCAGAAGTTATCGAATCAAAAGATTGGGAAAAACGCCGCTTAGCATATGAAATGAACGGATTCCGTGAAGGCATCTATCATATCGTTAAAGTATCTTCTCCATCAACTGCAGGAGCAATCAATGAATTTGATCGTCTTGCTAAAATCAATGACGATATTATCCGTCACATGATTATCAAGGAAGAAGCATAA
- a CDS encoding 50S ribosomal protein L9, translating to MKVIFLQDVKGKGKKGEIKEVPAGYAQNFLIKNGYAKEANKGSISALAGQKKAQDKHEAEILAEAKKMQEFLEKEETVVELKAKAGEDGRLFGSIPSKQIAEALNKQYKVKLDKRKLELSQPIRALGFTKVPVKLHHEVTATIKVHVVEE from the coding sequence ATGAAAGTCATTTTTTTACAAGATGTCAAAGGTAAAGGAAAAAAAGGGGAAATTAAAGAAGTACCTGCAGGTTATGCACAAAATTTCCTAATCAAAAACGGCTACGCTAAAGAAGCCAATAAAGGTAGTATCAGTGCTCTTGCTGGTCAAAAGAAAGCGCAAGATAAGCATGAAGCTGAAATTCTCGCAGAAGCTAAAAAAATGCAGGAGTTCTTGGAAAAAGAAGAAACAGTTGTAGAGCTTAAAGCGAAGGCTGGTGAGGATGGACGTCTCTTTGGATCCATTCCTTCGAAACAAATCGCGGAGGCCTTAAACAAGCAGTATAAGGTCAAATTAGATAAACGTAAATTAGAATTATCGCAACCGATTCGTGCTTTAGGTTTTACAAAAGTTCCGGTGAAATTGCATCATGAAGTAACAGCAACGATTAAAGTTCACGTAGTAGAAGAATAA
- a CDS encoding acetate--CoA ligase — MNQLLEYQPLNLYTNYLEAASNTPETAIIHDEPLPAFPELGTSYTYQLSHEAILNRAYQLASLGVKAEDKIIIFKSSKFDTYLLAVAASYLGAVPAMISYHFPAETIEVFVDRLEDPFILFDDETAEKITNVTNSSPEKQISVTRLLQAPANEVPQVELPKDMIAYMTHTSGTTGIPKLICHSANSMGWRTKWQKTIFTKIAEKKLVGFHISPVHSRFNIGISSLMAMGFPMMPLSISNSDSVAGMLLKHEPIALETHPNNFVQWTSLAKRLPAAFASVRYYHSTFDAINNATMASFLNASEKNEPIFLQVYGQSECGPMILKAHTLESLKTSDARDMGVGLEGLTEARIADKEGNVLPAMTDGHIQFLSKGRALTYYKEDDRFQATVFGPWWDSGDYGFMDENGHLFLKDRQVDLIDKIDSNLAIEDHLLDALDFLQEVIIVRAKDNSPQPILAVDPKQGMDWDAWWEQVTDLPHLNKPIIMDWDEIPRTATMKVQRLQIEKSLKED, encoded by the coding sequence TTGAATCAATTGTTAGAATACCAACCACTTAACTTGTACACGAACTATCTTGAGGCTGCAAGTAATACTCCAGAAACTGCCATTATCCATGATGAACCTTTACCTGCTTTTCCTGAACTTGGAACTAGTTACACATATCAATTAAGTCATGAGGCGATTTTAAATCGTGCTTATCAACTAGCTAGCTTGGGTGTTAAGGCTGAAGATAAAATCATTATATTCAAAAGCTCAAAATTCGATACTTATTTGTTGGCGGTTGCTGCTTCTTATTTGGGTGCTGTTCCGGCGATGATTTCTTATCATTTTCCGGCTGAAACGATTGAGGTTTTTGTTGATCGATTAGAAGATCCGTTTATTCTTTTTGATGATGAAACGGCAGAAAAAATAACTAACGTAACAAATAGTTCACCAGAAAAGCAAATTTCAGTGACCAGACTTTTACAAGCACCTGCTAATGAGGTACCTCAGGTGGAATTACCTAAAGATATGATTGCTTATATGACACACACCTCTGGAACAACTGGGATTCCTAAACTAATTTGTCACTCTGCCAATTCTATGGGTTGGCGTACAAAGTGGCAAAAAACGATTTTCACAAAAATTGCTGAGAAAAAACTGGTTGGATTTCATATTTCACCAGTTCACTCTCGCTTTAATATTGGAATCTCTTCTTTAATGGCAATGGGTTTCCCAATGATGCCATTATCGATATCAAATAGTGACTCTGTAGCTGGAATGCTCTTAAAGCATGAGCCGATTGCTCTTGAAACTCACCCAAACAATTTTGTTCAGTGGACCTCTTTGGCTAAAAGGTTGCCAGCAGCTTTTGCAAGTGTTCGTTATTACCATTCTACTTTTGATGCTATCAACAATGCTACAATGGCGAGCTTCTTAAACGCTTCAGAAAAAAATGAGCCCATTTTCCTTCAAGTTTATGGACAAAGTGAATGTGGTCCGATGATCTTAAAAGCTCATACTTTAGAATCGCTTAAAACTTCGGATGCACGTGATATGGGGGTTGGTTTAGAAGGCTTAACTGAAGCACGAATCGCAGATAAAGAAGGGAATGTGCTACCTGCTATGACGGATGGACACATCCAATTTTTATCTAAAGGACGCGCGTTAACCTACTATAAAGAAGATGATCGCTTCCAAGCAACTGTTTTTGGCCCTTGGTGGGATAGCGGTGATTATGGCTTTATGGATGAAAACGGGCATTTATTCCTTAAGGATCGTCAAGTAGATTTGATTGATAAAATTGATAGTAATTTAGCCATCGAGGATCATTTATTGGATGCTCTTGATTTTCTTCAAGAAGTAATCATCGTTAGAGCAAAAGACAATTCTCCTCAACCGATCTTAGCAGTTGATCCAAAACAAGGGATGGATTGGGATGCTTGGTGGGAACAAGTGACTGACTTGCCTCATTTAAATAAACCAATCATTATGGATTGGGACGAGATTCCTCGTACAGCTACGATGAAGGTACAACGACTACAGATTGAAAAATCGTTGAAAGAAGACTAA
- a CDS encoding phosphoesterase, which produces MKKIRMKRILDSVFVLFLLEVILFFFISNQYIYIAGLLILNLILINRIFDLIKKIEISNAEKIREASTIAEKSLDYAFNEVSVGIINYDSGTKEAKWLNPFAEAIFCKDGQSLISPELINNYVTLAEKGKDFFKVGDHVFRFNVDTNQHTITFKDITEESNLYHEKLDMQTAIGIVSVDNYDDITDNMDEKEISYLNSFITTMVSDWMDEYHVFYKRLNAERYFFIAQLEDVKKMMDSKFQILDKIRKESSNREIAITLSMGISYGGETLSQTGNTAQTNLDTALVRGGDQVVVKEAKDNAKPVFYGGRTASVAKRTRVRSRAMSTAIQGILSESSDVYIMGHRFPDMDAIGSAFGMARLAKFHGKEAWVVLDRNESIPDVERVMAELENYPELAKQIITPKEAMKRKTDSSLLIMVDYHKPSLSISQELYEQFDKVVIIDHHRRGDEFPAKPLLAYIESSASSASELVTELIEYQSNTQKQLDKLEATLLLAGIVVDTKSFSVRTTARTFDVASYLRTCGADASLVQYLLSSDLTSYLEMNSLIAKSEYVTPDTVIVTGSEEKEYDSVTAAKTADTLLSMVGINAAFVITKRTDKQIGISARSNGSINVQLIMENLGGGGHFTNAAVQLANVTVAEVKEQLLKVIQQNIDVMYDQIP; this is translated from the coding sequence ATGAAAAAGATTAGAATGAAACGGATTTTGGATTCTGTATTCGTTCTCTTTTTATTAGAAGTAATACTATTTTTCTTTATATCCAATCAATATATATATATTGCTGGATTACTAATACTTAATCTTATCTTGATTAATCGAATCTTTGATTTAATTAAAAAAATTGAGATATCGAATGCAGAAAAAATTAGAGAAGCAAGCACTATTGCTGAAAAATCATTGGACTATGCTTTCAATGAAGTGTCTGTTGGAATCATAAACTATGATTCTGGTACAAAAGAAGCTAAGTGGTTAAATCCCTTTGCAGAAGCAATTTTTTGTAAAGATGGGCAATCACTTATTAGCCCAGAACTAATAAATAACTATGTAACACTTGCTGAAAAAGGCAAAGATTTTTTTAAAGTCGGCGATCATGTTTTCCGTTTTAATGTTGACACAAATCAGCATACAATCACTTTTAAAGATATCACAGAAGAAAGTAACTTATATCATGAAAAATTAGATATGCAAACAGCCATTGGAATTGTTTCAGTCGATAATTATGATGATATTACAGATAATATGGATGAGAAAGAAATTTCTTACTTGAATAGTTTTATTACCACAATGGTTTCCGATTGGATGGATGAATATCACGTTTTTTATAAAAGGCTAAATGCAGAACGTTACTTTTTCATTGCTCAGTTGGAAGATGTAAAAAAGATGATGGATTCAAAATTTCAAATCTTGGATAAAATTAGAAAAGAATCCAGTAACAGAGAGATAGCGATTACATTAAGTATGGGAATTTCTTACGGCGGGGAAACATTAAGTCAGACAGGTAACACGGCTCAAACCAATTTGGATACAGCATTAGTAAGGGGTGGTGACCAAGTCGTTGTTAAAGAAGCTAAAGATAATGCTAAACCGGTTTTCTATGGTGGTAGAACAGCTTCTGTTGCGAAAAGAACACGCGTTCGGTCTCGTGCAATGAGTACGGCAATCCAAGGGATATTATCTGAGTCTTCGGATGTGTATATCATGGGGCATCGTTTCCCTGATATGGATGCAATTGGTTCGGCATTTGGTATGGCACGTTTAGCTAAATTTCATGGAAAAGAAGCTTGGGTCGTTTTAGATAGGAATGAAAGTATTCCTGATGTTGAACGAGTAATGGCTGAATTAGAGAATTATCCTGAACTGGCAAAACAGATCATCACACCAAAGGAAGCAATGAAAAGAAAAACTGACAGTAGTTTATTGATCATGGTTGATTACCATAAACCGTCACTTTCAATTTCGCAAGAGCTATATGAGCAATTTGATAAAGTCGTGATCATTGACCATCATCGCCGAGGCGATGAATTTCCAGCTAAACCGTTGCTTGCTTATATTGAATCATCAGCGTCATCAGCATCAGAGTTAGTGACAGAATTGATCGAATATCAAAGTAATACACAAAAACAGTTGGACAAGCTTGAAGCAACCTTACTTTTAGCTGGGATCGTCGTGGATACGAAAAGTTTCAGTGTGCGCACAACGGCTCGAACATTTGATGTGGCGAGTTATTTAAGAACTTGTGGTGCCGATGCATCTTTAGTACAATATTTATTAAGCTCTGATTTAACCAGTTATTTGGAAATGAACAGTTTGATTGCCAAAAGCGAGTACGTCACACCAGATACGGTCATTGTTACTGGTAGCGAAGAAAAGGAATACGACAGTGTAACAGCAGCTAAAACAGCGGACACACTATTATCAATGGTAGGAATCAATGCAGCTTTTGTAATAACAAAACGCACAGATAAGCAAATTGGTATCAGTGCGCGTAGTAACGGGTCGATAAATGTCCAACTAATTATGGAAAATTTGGGCGGAGGTGGTCATTTTACCAATGCTGCGGTACAATTAGCTAATGTAACGGTAGCTGAGGTAAAAGAGCAGCTGCTGAAAGTGATCCAGCAAAATATAGATGTAATGTATGATCAAATTCCATAG
- a CDS encoding 30S ribosomal protein S18 has product MAQQRRGGRKRRKVDYIAANHIEYIDYKDIELLKKFISERGKILPRRVTGTGAKNQRKLTIAIKRARIMGLLPFVGEEQ; this is encoded by the coding sequence ATGGCACAACAAAGAAGAGGCGGACGTAAACGTCGTAAAGTCGATTATATCGCTGCTAACCATATTGAATATATTGACTATAAAGATATCGAATTACTAAAAAAATTCATTTCTGAACGTGGGAAAATTTTGCCACGTCGTGTAACAGGTACTGGCGCTAAGAATCAACGCAAATTAACAATTGCAATCAAACGTGCACGTATCATGGGCTTATTACCATTTGTTGGTGAAGAGCAATAA
- a CDS encoding 2-succinyl-5-enolpyruvyl-6-hydroxy-3-cyclohexene-1-carboxylate synthase, which translates to MTNQSDMTNYLQTFVEGMISSGVEQAVISPGSRSTPLALLLHRQEKIETFIEVDERSAAFFALGLSKASSKPVALLCTSGTAAANYYPAICEAYASHIPLIVLTTDRPHELRQVGAPQAMDQFHLFQGHVKEFIEMAIPEGTKTMLDYAYWQGMRAADTACQTPKGPIHLNFPLREPLLPNLDRTLTAEKTTEILVGKKQLSEEQLIKCVWDWQGKKGVLVVGGSHTPAEAEVFIKLAETLNWPIISDPLANITSCGKDSPLIMSYADLFIQEVDMIQHPEVIVRFGMLPISKNTMFWLQSLNDPTTIYFVDETGQWQDQLKQTQVAIQVEEQTFAQAIIDKVKVKTLDTWCGQWIHWQVTTEQLLNELSEMKILNETSASVLVHKKMAENGQLFVSNSNAIRFLDRFSTAETTYYQLFGNRGINGIDGIVSTALGMCATNPNRQNVLLVGDLALYHDMNGLLLAKRYNLPLTIVLLNNNGGGIFSFLSQRQLAADDFEPIFGTPIDLDFSLVAQLYNATYVKAESLEQLGLLLEATQKQPKFQIIEVVGDRQDNVKLYEKVIAGLKKKFEKNK; encoded by the coding sequence ATGACAAATCAAAGTGATATGACAAACTATTTACAAACCTTTGTTGAAGGAATGATCAGCAGTGGAGTAGAGCAGGCTGTGATAAGTCCAGGTTCTCGCTCCACACCACTCGCGTTATTATTACATCGACAAGAGAAAATTGAGACATTTATTGAAGTTGATGAACGTTCAGCAGCTTTCTTTGCTTTAGGACTAAGCAAAGCTAGCAGTAAGCCGGTTGCTTTATTGTGTACATCAGGAACCGCCGCGGCGAATTACTACCCAGCAATTTGTGAAGCGTATGCTAGTCATATTCCGTTAATCGTTTTGACGACTGATCGGCCACATGAATTACGGCAAGTCGGTGCGCCACAAGCAATGGACCAATTTCACTTATTTCAAGGGCATGTAAAAGAATTTATCGAGATGGCAATTCCAGAAGGTACGAAGACGATGTTGGACTATGCTTACTGGCAAGGAATGCGTGCTGCAGATACTGCGTGTCAAACACCTAAAGGTCCTATTCATTTGAATTTTCCACTGCGAGAACCGTTACTACCAAATTTAGATCGAACCTTGACCGCTGAAAAAACAACTGAAATTTTGGTAGGTAAAAAGCAATTATCAGAAGAACAACTGATTAAATGTGTTTGGGACTGGCAAGGAAAAAAAGGTGTTTTAGTTGTAGGTGGAAGTCACACGCCAGCAGAAGCAGAAGTATTTATCAAGTTAGCAGAAACCTTAAATTGGCCGATCATTAGTGATCCACTGGCAAACATCACATCATGCGGCAAAGATAGTCCCTTGATCATGAGTTATGCTGACCTGTTTATCCAAGAAGTTGACATGATCCAACACCCAGAAGTTATAGTTCGCTTTGGCATGCTACCTATTTCTAAAAATACGATGTTCTGGTTGCAATCACTTAATGATCCAACAACAATCTACTTCGTTGATGAAACAGGTCAATGGCAAGATCAGTTAAAACAAACGCAAGTTGCCATTCAAGTAGAAGAACAAACTTTTGCTCAAGCAATCATAGACAAGGTTAAAGTGAAAACGTTAGATACGTGGTGCGGTCAGTGGATCCACTGGCAGGTAACAACTGAACAACTATTAAATGAACTGAGTGAAATGAAGATATTAAATGAAACCTCAGCAAGTGTTCTTGTCCATAAAAAAATGGCGGAAAACGGTCAGTTGTTTGTTTCAAATAGTAATGCGATTCGCTTTTTAGACCGCTTTTCAACAGCTGAAACGACTTACTATCAGCTATTTGGTAATCGTGGAATCAACGGCATTGATGGTATTGTTTCAACGGCTTTAGGGATGTGTGCGACCAATCCGAATCGTCAGAATGTCTTGTTAGTCGGTGATTTAGCGCTGTATCATGATATGAATGGCTTATTATTGGCTAAACGTTACAATTTACCATTAACAATTGTTTTACTAAATAATAATGGTGGCGGTATTTTCTCTTTTCTGTCACAACGTCAGTTAGCAGCCGATGATTTTGAACCAATTTTCGGAACGCCGATCGATTTAGACTTTTCTTTAGTTGCTCAGTTATACAATGCAACATATGTAAAAGCCGAGAGTTTAGAACAGTTAGGGTTATTGCTGGAAGCAACCCAGAAACAACCTAAATTCCAAATAATCGAAGTTGTCGGCGACCGTCAGGACAATGTCAAACTGTACGAAAAAGTAATTGCAGGATTAAAAAAAAAGTTCGAGAAAAATAAATGA
- a CDS encoding 2-succinyl-6-hydroxy-2,4-cyclohexadiene-1-carboxylate synthase, whose amino-acid sequence MNTTINGVNYYYEWLSAYEPNRPTLVCFHGFTGTSQTFSPVFQKERELNILAIDLIGHGRTDCYVHPYRYQMECLCQDVALLTERLGIFEFSLLGYSMGARAALGFACLFPQKVRHLILESGSPGLKGQTERMMRKRSDEQLAGFIMSHPIETFVEKWENLPLFESQKRVSHKVQQTLRKERLSQRGFGLACSLWFMGTGVQPDFWQELAKVKATTLLIVGELDVKFQQIAKKMQEMQPDFSIEIVNDTGHCIHLEKPQVFETIVVSFVCS is encoded by the coding sequence ATGAATACGACAATAAATGGCGTAAATTATTATTATGAGTGGCTTTCAGCCTATGAACCAAACCGGCCAACATTGGTTTGCTTTCATGGATTTACAGGCACTAGTCAGACATTTTCACCTGTTTTTCAAAAGGAAAGAGAGCTCAATATTTTAGCGATTGATCTGATCGGTCATGGAAGAACTGATTGCTATGTCCATCCGTACCGTTATCAGATGGAGTGTCTATGCCAAGATGTTGCATTGTTGACTGAACGATTGGGCATTTTTGAGTTTTCTTTATTAGGCTATTCAATGGGCGCTAGAGCAGCTTTAGGGTTTGCGTGTCTATTTCCTCAAAAGGTTCGACACTTGATCTTAGAAAGCGGTTCTCCTGGCTTAAAGGGACAGACAGAGCGAATGATGCGTAAACGTTCTGATGAACAATTAGCTGGTTTTATTATGAGTCATCCCATTGAAACCTTTGTTGAAAAATGGGAAAACCTCCCGCTTTTCGAGAGCCAAAAAAGAGTGTCTCATAAGGTTCAGCAGACACTTCGAAAAGAACGGCTCTCACAACGAGGCTTTGGTTTGGCGTGTAGTTTGTGGTTTATGGGGACAGGTGTTCAACCAGATTTCTGGCAAGAATTAGCTAAGGTAAAAGCCACCACGCTATTGATCGTTGGAGAATTAGATGTTAAATTTCAACAAATTGCCAAAAAAATGCAAGAAATGCAGCCTGATTTTTCTATTGAAATTGTTAACGATACAGGTCATTGTATCCATTTAGAAAAACCACAGGTGTTTGAGACAATCGTTGTGTCATTTGTGTGTAGTTAG
- a CDS encoding single-stranded DNA-binding protein has translation MINNVVLVGRLTKDPDLRYTSSGSAVATFTLAVNRNFTNANGNREADFINCVIWRKPAETMANYARKGTLLGVTGRIQTRNYENQQGQRVYVTEVVCENFQLLESRSASEQRQTTDGSDSTPTYNAGGGSFQQPQNNNFSGQNNFNQSSSQSSNNGMPDFDRDSDPFSGSGSTIDISDDDLPF, from the coding sequence ATGATTAACAACGTTGTATTAGTTGGAAGACTAACAAAAGATCCCGATTTACGATATACATCTAGTGGTTCAGCGGTTGCGACCTTTACCTTAGCGGTAAACCGTAACTTTACGAATGCAAATGGAAATCGTGAAGCAGATTTTATTAACTGTGTGATTTGGCGTAAACCTGCTGAAACAATGGCAAACTATGCGCGTAAAGGTACCTTATTAGGCGTAACTGGTCGTATTCAAACTAGAAATTACGAGAATCAACAAGGTCAACGTGTATACGTGACTGAAGTTGTCTGTGAGAATTTCCAGTTGTTAGAGTCTCGTTCTGCATCAGAACAAAGACAGACAACAGATGGATCAGATTCAACACCAACTTATAATGCTGGTGGCGGAAGTTTCCAACAACCACAGAATAATAATTTTTCAGGACAAAACAATTTTAATCAATCATCCTCTCAGTCTAGCAATAACGGTATGCCTGATTTCGATAGAGATTCTGATCCATTTAGTGGTTCAGGTTCGACTATTGACATTTCAGATGATGATTTACCATTCTAA
- a CDS encoding o-succinylbenzoate synthase, translating into MKINRIDRYRVRLPLRIPFETSYGRLTEKAFDILLVTDELGNQGMGELVPFEQPDYIEETIETARVIIEKHLLPLLKNADIQHPKEVSLLFDEVKGNQMAKSSLETAIWDLYAKRNGKSLKAYFNNTRAQIPVGVSVGIQTDLAKLLDQITEYVTLEYQRIKLKIRPGYDLKPIDAIRNKFPDIPLMVDANSAYTIADIPHLIQLDAYNLAMIEQPFAANDFLDHAQLQKELKTDICLDENIRTVKDCELAFYLGSCRSINLKIPRVGGITEAMKIVDFCEEKGLMVWLGGMFESGVGRALNLQFASQKIFTFPGDISASDRYYHEDIITDPFEIQNGELIVPDGLGIGVSLSQEKLVKYGIYDTLFIK; encoded by the coding sequence TTGAAAATTAACCGTATTGACCGCTATCGTGTTCGACTGCCTCTAAGGATTCCATTTGAAACTAGTTATGGGCGTTTGACAGAGAAAGCCTTTGACATTTTATTAGTGACCGATGAACTGGGGAATCAAGGTATGGGAGAGTTGGTTCCTTTTGAACAGCCAGATTATATAGAAGAGACCATTGAGACAGCTCGAGTCATTATTGAAAAACATTTGCTGCCTTTATTGAAAAATGCAGATATTCAACATCCTAAAGAAGTATCGCTTCTCTTTGATGAAGTAAAAGGGAATCAGATGGCTAAATCAAGCCTTGAAACAGCGATTTGGGACTTATATGCTAAACGTAATGGTAAAAGCTTAAAAGCTTACTTTAATAACACGAGAGCACAAATTCCTGTTGGCGTTAGCGTTGGTATACAGACTGATTTAGCCAAGCTATTGGATCAAATTACAGAGTATGTAACGTTAGAATATCAGCGCATTAAATTAAAAATTCGTCCAGGGTATGATCTAAAGCCAATCGACGCTATCCGAAATAAATTTCCTGATATACCTCTGATGGTGGATGCTAACTCGGCTTATACCATTGCGGATATTCCTCATTTGATCCAATTAGATGCGTATAATTTAGCTATGATTGAGCAACCCTTTGCAGCGAATGATTTCCTTGATCACGCACAATTACAAAAAGAATTGAAAACAGATATTTGTCTGGATGAAAATATCCGGACAGTTAAAGATTGTGAGCTAGCCTTTTATTTGGGCAGTTGTCGGAGTATTAATTTGAAAATTCCTAGAGTAGGTGGCATTACAGAAGCAATGAAGATCGTTGATTTTTGTGAAGAAAAGGGATTAATGGTCTGGTTGGGTGGAATGTTTGAATCTGGCGTGGGAAGAGCTTTAAACTTACAATTTGCCTCTCAAAAGATTTTCACTTTTCCAGGAGATATTTCAGCTTCTGACCGTTATTATCATGAGGACATCATTACAGATCCTTTTGAAATTCAAAATGGCGAACTCATTGTGCCTGATGGTTTGGGAATTGGTGTTTCTTTATCGCAAGAAAAGTTAGTGAAATATGGCATTTACGATACTTTATTCATAAAATAA